Proteins encoded together in one Papaver somniferum cultivar HN1 unplaced genomic scaffold, ASM357369v1 unplaced-scaffold_21, whole genome shotgun sequence window:
- the LOC113339492 gene encoding probable WRKY transcription factor 41, with protein MDANIDKKRLITKEMVEASELLKELQTEINPSSFSGHDLMTNILTSVETFLAMLNRVNVETKSTPESPLGHVRNGSSVSECNSDSRKRYRKPAVRWTEQVRVYAQTGLYGPVDDGYAWRKYGQKNILEAKHHR; from the exons ATGGATGCTAACATAGATAAGAAGCGCTTGATTACTAAAGAGATGGTGGAAGCAAGTGAGTTACTAAAGGAACTTCAAACTGAAATTAATCCCTCTTCTTTTTCTGGTCATGATTTAATGACCAACATATTGACTTCCGTTGAGACTTTTCTTGCGATGCTGAATCGAGTGAACGTGGAGACCAAATCTACCCCGGAGTCACCCTTGGGTCATGTCAGGAATGGAAGTTCTGTGAGCGAGTGCAATTCTGATTCACGAAAGAG ATATAGGAAACCCGCAGTGAGATGGACAGAACAAGTACGTGTTTATGCACAAACGGGACTCTATGGACCCGTAGATGATGGATACGCATGGCGGAAATATGGGCAGAAAAACATTCTTGAAGCCAAACACCATAGGTGA